The Desulfomonilaceae bacterium genome has a segment encoding these proteins:
- a CDS encoding general stress protein yields MEQKNSVVGIYKSHLEAEQSVNELQKTGFDMSKLSIVGKDYHTEEHVVGYYSVGDRMKAWGKLGAFWGSLWGLLFGAAFFFVPGIGPVAVAGPLVSWIIAALEGAVVVGGLSALGAGLFSMGIPKDSIIKYETELKAEKFLLIAHGGVEEIRKAQQVLEKTSAEEVRLHTSNQAAE; encoded by the coding sequence ATGGAACAAAAAAATTCAGTTGTGGGAATTTACAAAAGCCACCTGGAAGCCGAACAATCCGTAAATGAACTTCAAAAAACAGGGTTTGACATGAGCAAGCTATCCATAGTGGGTAAAGATTACCACACTGAAGAGCACGTGGTTGGTTATTATTCAGTCGGTGACAGGATGAAAGCCTGGGGGAAACTGGGAGCCTTTTGGGGTAGTTTGTGGGGCCTTCTGTTTGGGGCGGCGTTCTTTTTTGTTCCAGGTATAGGTCCGGTCGCCGTAGCCGGTCCACTAGTGAGCTGGATTATAGCAGCCCTGGAAGGGGCGGTTGTTGTTGGAGGTCTCAGCGCTTTGGGAGCTGGGCTTTTCAGCATGGGAATTCCCAAGGACAGCATCATAAAATATGAAACTGAACTGAAAGCGGAAAAGTTTTTGTTAATAGCTCATGGGGGCGTAGAGGAAATTAGAAAAGCCCAGCAGGTCCTGGAGAAAACTTCTGCCGAAGAAGTGCGCCTGCACACATCCAATCAAGCCGCCGAATGA
- a CDS encoding radical SAM protein, with amino-acid sequence MRSTLEQSGIFAPETFFVDEQFLKRPTDLTSRVLEGDRASLKRFPIVAFSIPFENDYWIVPRTLISAGIPPLRKDRRPVDPLVLAGGVSVSMNPEALGEFLDLVFIGELVGAIDDPNGLWNLLKEFCESRSATRDRHEFYRNFKDVQGVYVPESYNFRYKDDGTISVIEPEPGFPDRITAVKRLSTLDAPPLIILDDFPTEFKNSCLVEVNRGCARGCGFCSGGWIHRPVRHYKYDSIKNGLAEAIKARKTIGLIGSDLASHPDLSNMLNDIADQGGKFSLSSIRPEGLNDEIIKRIVESGQKTATLAPEVASERLKRVIGKQIPNKLFFELIEKLVSAGAPNLRFYFMIGLPTETEEDVKQIIEFVLESREIFLNSSRKMGKIGRIGVQLNAFVPKPWTPFQWTAALSKKEWDHRIKIIEDRLRGVKNLVVRHESTRMSEIQAVLSRADRRISSGVKLMAEQGKLGMSCFAGADPDVKFYSERTRGPEEIFPWDVVDHGVPKKLLRARFEKAIPSGKDI; translated from the coding sequence TTGAGAAGCACACTGGAGCAATCAGGAATATTCGCCCCTGAGACTTTCTTTGTAGATGAACAGTTTTTGAAACGGCCAACAGACTTGACTTCCCGGGTTTTGGAAGGAGATCGGGCTTCACTGAAACGCTTCCCGATAGTCGCTTTCAGCATCCCTTTTGAAAATGATTACTGGATTGTGCCCAGGACGTTGATCAGCGCCGGGATTCCTCCGTTGAGAAAGGACAGAAGACCTGTGGACCCCTTGGTCTTGGCCGGAGGCGTTTCCGTATCCATGAATCCTGAGGCTCTGGGTGAATTTCTCGATCTTGTCTTTATCGGTGAATTGGTTGGGGCCATAGATGATCCAAATGGCTTATGGAATTTGCTAAAAGAGTTTTGCGAGTCAAGATCGGCCACAAGAGACCGACACGAATTTTATAGGAATTTCAAGGATGTTCAGGGGGTATACGTTCCTGAATCCTACAATTTCAGGTACAAAGATGACGGAACAATATCGGTTATAGAACCGGAGCCTGGGTTTCCAGACAGAATCACAGCGGTAAAAAGATTATCTACGCTGGATGCGCCTCCCCTCATCATACTTGATGATTTCCCGACAGAGTTTAAAAATTCCTGTCTGGTCGAGGTCAACCGTGGGTGCGCCAGGGGCTGCGGATTCTGTTCAGGAGGCTGGATTCATCGGCCTGTGCGCCATTACAAATATGACAGTATAAAAAATGGCCTTGCCGAAGCAATCAAGGCCAGAAAGACCATTGGGCTAATTGGTTCCGACCTGGCTTCTCATCCGGACCTGTCAAATATGCTTAACGACATCGCTGATCAAGGTGGCAAGTTTTCACTATCATCAATACGGCCGGAAGGTCTAAATGATGAAATCATAAAACGCATTGTGGAATCAGGCCAAAAAACAGCTACGCTCGCGCCGGAAGTCGCTTCGGAACGTTTGAAACGGGTCATAGGGAAACAAATTCCCAACAAACTCTTTTTTGAACTGATCGAAAAATTGGTTTCCGCAGGCGCCCCAAACCTCCGATTCTATTTTATGATCGGTTTACCCACTGAAACAGAAGAAGACGTGAAGCAAATAATAGAGTTTGTCCTTGAGTCGAGAGAAATTTTTCTCAATTCTTCGCGAAAAATGGGGAAAATAGGACGAATAGGTGTCCAGCTAAACGCCTTTGTGCCGAAACCCTGGACTCCTTTTCAATGGACTGCGGCTCTGTCTAAAAAAGAATGGGATCATCGCATAAAAATAATTGAAGACCGGTTGCGAGGCGTTAAAAATCTTGTCGTCAGACACGAATCTACCCGCATGTCCGAGATTCAGGCAGTACTAAGCAGGGCTGACCGTAGAATTTCCAGTGGCGTAAAACTGATGGCCGAACAGGGTAAGTTAGGCATGTCATGTTTTGCAGGAGCCGACCCGGATGTCAAATTTTACTCTGAACGTACGCGAGGACCAGAAGAGATTTTCCCGTGGGACGTAGTAGACCACGGGGTTCCCAAAAAGCTCCTTCGGGCAAGATTCGAGAAGGCCATTCCATCGGGGAAGGATATTTGA
- the ftsZ gene encoding cell division protein FtsZ, giving the protein MLDFEIESNRSALIRVVGVGGGGGNAVNNMIRAGLNGVEFVAANTDAQALQHNQAPLKLQIGRQQTRGLGAGADPEIGRIAANEDYEAIRDALEGSDMVFITTGLGGGTGTGAAPIIARIARQEVGALTVAVVTKPFLFEGKRRMRQAEEGIETLRREVDTLIIIPNQRLLSLKKDISFLEGFRRADDVLMQGVRGISDLVTINGLINLDFADVKTIMQEKGVALMGTGSATGEGRIEEATRMAINSPLLEDVSMSGAKGVLINITGSSNMSLTEINDAVSIIQNEAHDDANIIFGAVIDEDMGDAVNVTVIATGFGRSESGLIDKTDSLLFAKSPSPSTDENKIDRSAARTIIPNEPRDSQIPAFIRKSQREKGSRHLNVVDDFSIDGEEDLDIPTFLRKHAE; this is encoded by the coding sequence ATGCTGGACTTTGAAATTGAATCTAACCGCAGCGCATTAATAAGGGTTGTTGGAGTTGGCGGTGGTGGTGGAAACGCCGTTAATAACATGATTCGCGCCGGTTTAAATGGAGTGGAGTTTGTTGCGGCGAACACCGACGCTCAAGCGCTCCAGCACAACCAGGCTCCGCTAAAATTACAGATTGGCAGACAACAAACCCGCGGACTTGGAGCCGGGGCGGACCCTGAAATTGGCCGTATAGCCGCCAATGAAGATTATGAAGCCATAAGAGACGCTTTAGAAGGGTCTGATATGGTTTTTATTACAACGGGTCTAGGTGGCGGAACAGGCACAGGAGCGGCCCCTATAATAGCCCGAATCGCCAGGCAGGAAGTAGGCGCCCTCACCGTGGCTGTGGTGACCAAACCATTTCTGTTTGAAGGCAAAAGGCGCATGCGCCAAGCGGAAGAAGGCATAGAGACACTTCGTAGAGAAGTTGATACATTGATCATTATTCCCAACCAACGGCTGCTTTCACTCAAAAAAGACATCTCGTTTCTGGAAGGATTCAGAAGAGCCGACGATGTCCTTATGCAGGGCGTGAGAGGAATTTCAGATTTAGTTACCATAAACGGTTTGATCAATCTTGATTTCGCGGATGTCAAGACCATTATGCAGGAAAAAGGTGTGGCGCTTATGGGCACAGGCTCAGCCACAGGCGAGGGACGTATTGAAGAAGCCACAAGAATGGCTATTAACAGTCCGTTGCTTGAAGACGTTTCCATGTCCGGCGCCAAGGGAGTACTAATAAACATTACCGGTTCATCGAACATGTCGTTGACTGAGATCAACGACGCTGTCTCCATAATCCAGAATGAGGCTCACGATGACGCGAACATAATATTTGGAGCTGTAATAGACGAAGACATGGGAGACGCCGTAAACGTAACTGTAATCGCCACTGGTTTTGGACGCAGCGAGAGCGGTTTGATCGACAAAACGGATTCTCTCCTTTTTGCTAAGTCTCCAAGCCCGTCAACAGATGAAAATAAAATTGACCGATCAGCGGCCAGGACGATCATTCCCAATGAGCCCAGAGATTCGCAGATTCCCGCTTTTATTAGAAAGAGCCAGAGAGAAAAGGGTAGTCGGCATTTGAACGTAGTGGATGATTTCTCAATTGACGGCGAAGAAGATCTTGATATTCCCACCTTTCTACGAAAACATGCCGAATAG
- the ftsA gene encoding cell division protein FtsA: protein MSRSDNIICGLDVGTTKICAIIGELNADGAVDIIGVGTSPSRGLRRGVVVNIDLTVSSIKKAVDDAELMAGRRVETVLAGISGGHIKGINSHGVIAIKNREVTTQEVSRVIDAARAVAIPLDREVIHILPQEFMVDDQGGIREPVGMAGVRLEAKVHIITGAVSAAQNIVRCAHRSGLIVDDLILQQMAASEAVLSSDEKELGVALIDIGGGTTDIAVFIEGAIQHTAVIPVGGDQLTNDIAVGLRTPTGEAEKIKKRYGCALATLVNRDETIHVPGVGGRQPRVLARSVLAEITEPRLEEIIGLVRRELEKFNLLSAVASGIVLTGGSVAIQGIAELAEQLFDMPVRLGYPTGVSGLVDVVNSPVYATGVGLVLWGARHGCADLSSAYESGKVFNKVFEKMRRWFTEAF from the coding sequence ATGTCAAGAAGCGATAACATCATTTGCGGTCTGGATGTGGGGACCACAAAAATTTGCGCCATTATTGGAGAGTTAAACGCTGATGGCGCGGTGGACATCATAGGGGTAGGAACTTCTCCATCTAGAGGTTTACGCCGTGGCGTAGTTGTCAATATTGACCTCACTGTTTCCAGCATAAAAAAGGCTGTTGATGACGCCGAACTTATGGCTGGACGCCGAGTGGAGACCGTGTTAGCGGGAATTTCCGGCGGGCACATCAAAGGCATAAACTCCCATGGTGTAATAGCCATAAAAAACCGGGAAGTGACCACTCAGGAGGTATCAAGAGTAATCGACGCTGCAAGAGCAGTTGCGATACCTCTGGATAGAGAGGTAATCCATATTTTGCCGCAGGAATTCATGGTCGATGATCAGGGCGGCATTAGAGAACCGGTAGGTATGGCCGGTGTTCGCCTCGAAGCCAAAGTTCATATTATAACAGGAGCTGTTTCTGCAGCGCAAAACATCGTGAGATGCGCTCACCGCAGTGGCCTGATAGTGGACGACCTGATCTTGCAACAGATGGCGGCTTCTGAAGCGGTATTGTCTTCGGACGAGAAAGAACTGGGGGTCGCCTTGATCGACATAGGGGGCGGAACCACTGATATCGCTGTCTTTATTGAAGGAGCGATTCAACATACTGCTGTCATCCCTGTGGGAGGTGACCAACTCACGAACGACATAGCCGTAGGCTTGAGAACTCCGACAGGAGAAGCTGAGAAAATAAAAAAGCGATATGGTTGCGCCTTGGCCACTCTTGTAAATCGCGATGAGACAATACATGTCCCAGGAGTGGGAGGCCGGCAACCTCGGGTATTAGCAAGATCGGTTCTAGCTGAGATAACCGAACCCCGTTTGGAAGAGATAATAGGATTGGTAAGGAGAGAACTTGAAAAGTTCAACTTGTTGAGCGCTGTGGCATCCGGAATAGTGCTCACTGGGGGCAGTGTGGCCATTCAGGGTATAGCGGAACTGGCGGAACAGTTGTTTGATATGCCGGTTAGATTGGGCTATCCAACCGGTGTGAGTGGGTTGGTGGATGTTGTGAACTCTCCGGTTTACGCTACCGGTGTGGGACTGGTACTCTGGGGAGCTAGGCACGGATGCGCTGATCTAAGCTCTGCTTATGAGTCAGGTAAGGTTTTCAATAAAGTTTTTGAAAAAATGAGAAGGTGGTTTACTGAAGCTTTTTAA
- a CDS encoding FtsQ-type POTRA domain-containing protein: MSEAALKANLQANDIPGSEKGKPPLLWNRVALNVLFWTGICLDIFMALVLTYLVVVRSSYFNLSKVDVYGNHRLSTEEVIETTKVEKGVNLLDIDLESITQRLRHHPWIREGAVSRRFPGQLVVEIEERIPQGIVASEKLYYIDENAKIFSRILPGDSVGLPLFTGIKPDELRSSPKEVEESLLSGLKLTELLDRSGSEINIKDIREINISHDDGLTLKMNSGQVIIFGNSGFETKIARYERLKRFLKNRGQWRNARIINLDFEDRAIVRSSEDPLLQG; this comes from the coding sequence ATGTCTGAAGCTGCGCTCAAAGCAAATCTACAAGCCAACGATATTCCCGGTTCTGAAAAGGGCAAACCACCGCTGCTCTGGAATCGCGTGGCTTTGAACGTGTTGTTTTGGACTGGTATATGTCTGGATATATTTATGGCGCTTGTCCTTACATATCTCGTGGTGGTTCGATCCTCGTACTTCAACCTGAGCAAAGTGGATGTTTATGGAAACCATAGACTGTCAACTGAAGAAGTAATTGAAACAACGAAAGTAGAGAAAGGCGTAAACCTTCTTGATATAGATCTTGAATCAATAACACAAAGATTACGCCATCACCCGTGGATTCGTGAGGGAGCGGTTTCCAGGCGATTTCCCGGCCAACTCGTCGTTGAAATTGAAGAGAGGATTCCCCAAGGTATAGTTGCGAGTGAAAAGCTTTATTACATTGATGAAAACGCAAAAATATTTTCACGGATTTTACCCGGTGATTCTGTAGGGCTACCTCTATTTACAGGTATAAAACCGGATGAATTGCGCTCGAGCCCAAAAGAGGTTGAGGAATCACTGCTGTCAGGGCTCAAACTGACCGAACTTCTCGATCGGTCCGGTTCGGAAATCAACATCAAGGACATCAGGGAAATCAATATTAGTCATGATGATGGACTGACGTTAAAAATGAATTCAGGACAGGTGATTATTTTTGGTAACTCAGGTTTTGAGACCAAAATAGCCAGATATGAACGACTGAAGAGATTTCTTAAAAACAGGGGTCAATGGCGAAACGCACGGATAATTAACCTGGATTTTGAAGATCGAGCTATTGTTCGGTCTTCTGAAGATCCGCTTCTGCAGGGGTAA
- the murB gene encoding UDP-N-acetylmuramate dehydrogenase, with protein MKTSEIRIQQISAILGEPPLTGVPLKHLTSFRVGGPADIVAFPRDPQSLSRLLSFCKTEGIRHFMLGAGTNVLFHDDGFRGLVVSGLRMKTLTFEEKDSRKNKIIAQAGVPLPLVVSKACRLGLTGMESLWGIPGSVGGSVACNAGAGGISVADLITELKLVDALGSRTKLLKGSFSYGYRKLNLPSGSVVLEAGFELNPGKLDEIGKKLTEFRAHRKLSQPRGYPNAGCIFKNPSNAMPAGALIEKLGFKGFECGGASVSTVHANFIINRNKAKASDILKLINTISEAAQEKAGIDLELEIRVVHPEEKNV; from the coding sequence TTGAAAACTAGCGAAATTAGAATTCAGCAGATCAGCGCTATATTAGGAGAACCTCCTTTGACCGGAGTTCCCCTGAAACACCTGACCTCCTTTCGGGTAGGAGGCCCTGCGGACATAGTTGCGTTTCCGCGAGACCCACAGTCTTTGTCTCGTTTGTTGTCCTTTTGCAAAACAGAAGGCATTCGGCATTTTATGCTTGGGGCCGGCACAAACGTGTTATTCCATGACGACGGTTTCAGGGGATTGGTGGTGTCCGGGCTTCGAATGAAAACTCTAACTTTCGAAGAGAAAGACTCCCGCAAAAACAAGATTATAGCTCAGGCAGGAGTACCTCTGCCTCTAGTCGTCTCAAAGGCATGTCGTTTAGGTCTTACAGGCATGGAGTCACTTTGGGGCATCCCCGGTTCGGTCGGGGGCTCAGTAGCGTGTAACGCCGGCGCAGGTGGGATTTCAGTGGCGGATCTAATTACAGAGCTTAAATTGGTGGATGCGCTAGGTTCAAGAACAAAGCTGCTAAAAGGTTCTTTTTCTTATGGTTACAGGAAGTTGAATTTGCCGTCCGGCTCTGTGGTGTTAGAGGCCGGGTTTGAACTCAACCCTGGAAAGTTGGATGAAATAGGGAAAAAGCTTACCGAATTTAGGGCTCATAGGAAACTGTCTCAACCTCGAGGATATCCGAATGCAGGCTGCATATTCAAGAATCCTTCAAATGCGATGCCGGCAGGCGCTCTGATTGAGAAACTGGGATTCAAAGGCTTCGAATGCGGAGGAGCTTCGGTTTCAACTGTCCATGCGAACTTCATCATCAATAGAAACAAGGCTAAAGCCTCAGATATTCTTAAACTTATAAATACAATCAGTGAAGCCGCCCAAGAAAAAGCGGGCATTGATCTCGAACTCGAAATACGAGTCGTTCATCCGGAAGAAAAAAATGTCTGA
- the murC gene encoding UDP-N-acetylmuramate--L-alanine ligase, translated as MIGTLFKKVRDVHFVGIGGVGMSGIAEILLALGFNVSGSDLQESPTVIHLRSLGAQVRVGHRKEHLDKADVLVYSSAVAEDNPEVVAARERRIPVIPRAEMLAELMRMQTSVAVAGMHGKTTTTSLIASVMSHAGLDPTVVIGGKLNALGGGAHLGQGDLLVAEADESDKSFLKLFPTIALITNIDLEHMDCYSSIEEIRSTFLEFINRIPFYGCAIVCLDDPHVQRIIPLISKRFLTYGLSSQARIRASKPRLERDRSVFQVYRENSLLGEIRLPMPGMHNVVNSLAAVTVAELFDVPFATLKEALESFPGVQRRFTKRGVAAGVTVIDDYGHHPAEIKAVLLAARQMADKRIAVLFQPHRYSRTQALFDDFLTAFHDADLLYIMDIYPASEKPIAGVTGAKLCEGIRARGHKTARFLGDRSGIALQIAGELEPGDMLITLGAGDVTKLGPQILEQLEKKRGASIEN; from the coding sequence GTGATTGGCACATTATTCAAAAAGGTTAGAGATGTTCATTTCGTCGGCATCGGCGGTGTAGGGATGAGCGGAATCGCAGAGATTCTCCTTGCGCTCGGGTTCAATGTAAGCGGATCCGATCTGCAGGAGTCTCCCACGGTAATACACCTCAGATCTTTAGGGGCGCAGGTTCGTGTGGGCCATCGCAAGGAGCATCTCGATAAAGCGGATGTGCTTGTCTATTCATCAGCCGTCGCCGAAGACAACCCTGAAGTAGTAGCGGCCAGGGAAAGAAGGATCCCGGTTATCCCCAGGGCCGAAATGTTGGCTGAACTCATGCGGATGCAAACTTCTGTAGCGGTTGCAGGCATGCATGGGAAAACGACCACAACTTCCTTGATAGCCTCGGTAATGTCACACGCGGGTTTGGACCCCACTGTAGTAATTGGTGGTAAGCTTAATGCTCTTGGAGGAGGCGCTCATCTTGGTCAGGGTGATCTCCTTGTCGCTGAAGCGGATGAATCGGATAAGTCCTTTCTCAAGCTCTTTCCGACCATAGCTTTGATCACAAATATAGATCTCGAACATATGGACTGCTATTCGTCAATAGAAGAAATAAGATCGACGTTTCTGGAATTTATAAATCGGATACCATTTTACGGATGCGCTATCGTCTGTCTGGACGACCCGCACGTCCAGAGAATCATCCCATTAATTTCCAAAAGATTTTTGACTTATGGGCTATCTTCGCAAGCGCGAATCAGAGCATCCAAGCCCAGGTTGGAGAGAGACAGATCGGTTTTTCAGGTTTATCGGGAAAATTCCTTGTTGGGTGAAATAAGACTGCCTATGCCAGGAATGCACAACGTCGTGAATTCTCTCGCCGCTGTAACTGTTGCGGAACTCTTCGACGTTCCTTTTGCTACTCTAAAAGAAGCCCTGGAATCTTTTCCAGGAGTCCAAAGAAGATTCACGAAACGAGGGGTTGCCGCCGGAGTAACCGTAATTGATGATTACGGACATCATCCCGCGGAAATCAAGGCGGTGCTACTGGCGGCCAGGCAGATGGCCGACAAGCGGATAGCAGTTTTATTTCAACCACATAGGTATTCCCGTACCCAGGCTTTGTTTGATGATTTCCTCACAGCTTTTCACGATGCCGATCTGCTCTATATCATGGACATATATCCTGCCAGTGAAAAACCGATCGCAGGTGTCACTGGAGCGAAACTTTGTGAAGGCATTCGGGCCCGAGGACACAAGACGGCCCGTTTTTTGGGAGACAGATCCGGAATCGCCTTACAAATAGCTGGGGAACTCGAGCCTGGCGATATGCTCATTACATTGGGGGCCGGAGATGTCACAAAACTTGGCCCTCAGATTCTAGAACAACTCGAGAAAAAAAGAGGCGCTTCTATTGAAAACTAG
- the murG gene encoding undecaprenyldiphospho-muramoylpentapeptide beta-N-acetylglucosaminyltransferase yields the protein MKLVLAGGGTGGHLFPALAIAEALKSEDPSSDVLFVGTKRGIEAKLIPQTNFPIKFVSARGIMRTGIFNSLRAGLEIPIGIIQSFKIIGDFKPDFVLGVGGYASAPTLAAALILNIKTGVQEQNSIMGVANRMLAKFVDKIFISWENTKPSTPPERTFLVGNPVRKTLLEEPEHSPGNSDKFKILIFGGSKGANSLNLGVIDHLSQLKPKKGQIKIVHQTGSELFEKVNEAYQKSGIEAEVKDFITNMGSYYSWADLVICRAGASSLAEITAVGKPAIVVPFPFAAEDHQTKNAQWLESRNAVKTVKDEDLKHGALITKIIQLMENPSSLESMAKNARMLGKPNAARSIVIEILKDKRLAA from the coding sequence ATGAAACTTGTTCTCGCCGGAGGAGGCACAGGCGGTCATCTTTTCCCTGCTCTCGCGATAGCCGAAGCTCTCAAGTCGGAAGATCCTTCATCTGACGTTTTGTTTGTTGGTACCAAAAGGGGAATCGAGGCAAAATTGATTCCTCAGACAAATTTTCCCATCAAGTTTGTCTCCGCTCGAGGAATCATGAGGACAGGGATTTTCAATTCCCTTCGCGCTGGTTTAGAGATTCCGATTGGGATCATTCAATCATTCAAAATCATTGGTGACTTCAAACCAGATTTTGTCTTGGGAGTTGGAGGATACGCATCTGCCCCCACGTTGGCGGCCGCCCTGATTTTGAACATCAAGACCGGAGTTCAGGAACAGAATTCCATAATGGGCGTAGCCAATAGAATGTTAGCCAAATTTGTCGATAAGATTTTCATTTCATGGGAAAACACAAAACCTTCAACCCCGCCGGAACGAACATTCCTGGTGGGTAATCCGGTAAGGAAGACATTGCTTGAGGAGCCGGAGCACAGTCCGGGAAATTCAGACAAATTCAAAATATTGATCTTTGGGGGCTCCAAAGGAGCAAACAGCCTCAATCTGGGCGTTATTGACCATTTGAGTCAACTCAAGCCAAAAAAAGGGCAAATCAAAATTGTTCATCAAACAGGGTCTGAGTTGTTCGAAAAAGTCAACGAAGCGTACCAAAAATCAGGGATTGAAGCAGAGGTAAAAGATTTTATAACAAACATGGGCTCATATTATTCATGGGCAGACCTTGTCATTTGTCGAGCCGGAGCGAGTTCCCTGGCTGAAATTACTGCAGTGGGCAAGCCTGCGATAGTAGTTCCTTTCCCATTCGCGGCGGAAGATCATCAAACCAAAAACGCTCAATGGCTGGAAAGCCGAAATGCAGTCAAAACAGTTAAAGATGAAGACCTAAAGCATGGCGCTCTGATTACCAAGATAATTCAACTGATGGAGAATCCTTCAAGTCTTGAATCAATGGCAAAAAACGCACGAATGCTTGGAAAGCCGAACGCCGCAAGGTCCATTGTGATTGAAATACTAAAGGACAAAAGGTTAGCTGCGTGA
- the ftsW gene encoding putative lipid II flippase FtsW: protein MTIQSQTIALKGNKLSFSDPVLLFVTILILTFGIVMVTSASFMIASAKFGDGFYYTKRQGLAMIVGLGLMFLFSRINPFFWRDSAAVGLGLSLLLLILVFVPGIGVELGGSRRWVRLPLGFYIQPSEIIKYAMIIFFARSLAKKGEGVKSFAIGFLPHILIMALVVMLALAQPDFGLAVIITTVGFLMMFVAGVRLQHLVGSAILCLPFLFQIGMSANYRFARVKSFLNPWADPLSTGFQVIQSLVAFGCGGFWGVGLGKGIQKLFYLPQPHSDFIMAVVGEELGLTGVIVIILLFYLLIFRGLMIAIRAQDTFLRCLAFGITALVGIQAVINMAVTMGLTPTKGLPLPLVSLGGTSLISNLAGIGILMAISATASAKKEGERR, encoded by the coding sequence ATGACAATTCAGAGTCAAACAATTGCGCTAAAAGGGAACAAGTTATCATTTAGTGATCCCGTATTGCTATTTGTTACCATACTAATACTGACCTTCGGCATAGTCATGGTGACATCAGCGAGTTTCATGATAGCGTCCGCAAAGTTTGGCGACGGTTTTTATTATACGAAGAGACAGGGATTGGCAATGATTGTGGGATTGGGCTTGATGTTCCTTTTTTCCAGAATCAATCCCTTTTTCTGGCGGGATTCGGCCGCTGTGGGCCTTGGCTTATCTCTTTTGCTGCTGATTTTGGTTTTTGTCCCAGGAATAGGAGTTGAACTCGGGGGATCAAGGCGATGGGTTCGTCTTCCTTTGGGATTTTATATTCAACCTTCTGAAATAATCAAATATGCAATGATAATATTTTTTGCTCGTTCCCTTGCCAAGAAGGGCGAAGGAGTGAAGAGTTTCGCTATTGGTTTTCTCCCACATATATTGATCATGGCTCTCGTGGTCATGTTGGCGCTAGCGCAACCCGATTTCGGCCTGGCGGTAATTATTACAACTGTTGGTTTTCTGATGATGTTTGTAGCTGGAGTCAGGCTACAGCATCTTGTTGGTTCAGCCATATTGTGCCTGCCTTTTCTTTTCCAGATTGGAATGAGCGCTAATTACAGGTTTGCGAGAGTAAAGAGTTTCCTCAACCCTTGGGCGGACCCGTTGAGTACTGGCTTCCAGGTGATTCAAAGTTTGGTAGCTTTTGGGTGCGGTGGATTTTGGGGAGTGGGTTTGGGAAAAGGTATACAGAAGCTTTTCTATTTACCGCAGCCCCATTCAGATTTCATTATGGCCGTTGTCGGAGAGGAACTGGGACTGACAGGGGTGATTGTTATAATTCTGTTATTCTATCTCCTTATATTCAGGGGTTTGATGATAGCCATCAGGGCTCAGGACACATTTCTCAGATGTTTGGCTTTTGGTATTACCGCTTTGGTAGGGATTCAGGCCGTAATTAATATGGCCGTGACAATGGGGCTCACGCCGACAAAAGGGCTGCCTTTGCCACTTGTATCCCTCGGTGGCACTTCACTGATCAGCAATCTTGCGGGGATCGGCATCCTTATGGCCATAAGCGCCACGGCGTCGGCCAAAAAGGAAGGAGAGCGACGATGA